The Microbacterium sp. Nx66 genome contains a region encoding:
- the rarD gene encoding EamA family transporter RarD, producing MTPETTRATRTAGVAYAGSAYLLWGVLPLYFLLLQPTGPWEVVAWRVLLSFVFCLLLLTVTRGWPAFLAIVRSPRLLGWTALAGLLIYVNWQVFVLGTLSENVVETALGYFVNPITTVLLGVFVLKERLRRLQWAAVGIAAVAVVVIIVAYGHVPWIALTLTASFGLYGLIKKKIGPAVDAVSGLTLESFWLIPIAVVQLVVVATTPVGLTMGTAGWPHAVLLAFAGVATAVPLLLFAAGTRRVDLTIIGMLQFLTPVLQFVIGVVVLHEPMPPERWIGFLLVWVAIAVFVVDLLLAARRGRRATRAAAL from the coding sequence GTGACCCCCGAGACGACCCGCGCCACCCGGACGGCGGGCGTCGCCTACGCCGGGAGCGCATACCTCCTGTGGGGCGTGCTGCCGCTCTACTTCCTCCTGCTGCAGCCCACCGGGCCGTGGGAGGTGGTCGCCTGGCGGGTGCTGCTCTCCTTCGTCTTCTGTCTTCTGCTGCTCACCGTCACGAGGGGATGGCCCGCCTTCCTCGCGATCGTCCGGAGTCCGCGACTGCTCGGGTGGACGGCCCTCGCCGGCCTGCTCATCTACGTCAACTGGCAGGTCTTCGTCCTCGGCACGTTGAGCGAGAACGTGGTGGAGACGGCGCTCGGCTACTTCGTCAACCCGATCACCACCGTGCTGCTCGGCGTCTTCGTCCTCAAGGAGCGCCTCCGCCGTCTGCAGTGGGCGGCGGTCGGGATCGCGGCCGTCGCGGTCGTCGTCATCATCGTGGCGTACGGCCACGTCCCCTGGATCGCCCTGACCCTCACCGCTTCCTTCGGTCTGTACGGGCTCATCAAGAAGAAGATCGGCCCTGCCGTCGACGCGGTCAGCGGGTTGACGCTCGAGTCGTTCTGGCTGATCCCCATCGCGGTGGTGCAACTCGTGGTCGTGGCGACGACGCCCGTCGGCCTGACGATGGGGACCGCGGGCTGGCCGCACGCCGTGCTGCTCGCCTTCGCGGGGGTGGCCACGGCTGTCCCCCTGCTGCTGTTCGCGGCCGGCACGCGTCGCGTCGACCTCACGATCATCGGGATGCTGCAGTTCCTCACCCCGGTCCTGCAGTTCGTGATCGGGGTCGTCGTGCTGCACGAGCCGATGCCGCCGGAGCGCTGGATCGGGTTCCTCCTGGTGTGGGTCGCGATCGCGGTCTTCGTCGTCGATCTGCTCCTCGCCGCGCGTCGCGGCCGTCGTGCCACCCGCGCCGCGGCGCTCTGA
- the tsaD gene encoding tRNA (adenosine(37)-N6)-threonylcarbamoyltransferase complex transferase subunit TsaD, producing the protein MSEPLVLGIETSCDETGIGIVRGRTLLSNTIASSMDEHARYGGVVPEVAARAHLEALQPTIDAALAEAGVRLADLDAVAVTSGPGLAGALMVGVGAAKGLAVALDKPLYAVNHLVGHIAADILTPDSAPLEYPTIALLVSGGHTSLLHVRDLTTDVELLGETVDDAAGEAFDKVARLLSLPYPGGPEIDRAAVGGNPDAIRFPRGLSRASDLAKHRYDFSFSGLKTAVARWIERFEAENAEAGADARDLPIADVAASFREAVVDVLVTKALNACADLGVPRLLLGGGVIANRRLRDVALARAAEAGVTVRIPPLSLCTDNGAMIAALAAELIASGRPASTLGFGADSTLPVTEIQVAEAVPA; encoded by the coding sequence ATGAGTGAGCCCCTGGTGCTCGGCATCGAGACGAGCTGCGACGAGACCGGCATCGGCATCGTGCGCGGTCGTACGCTGCTGTCCAACACGATCGCCTCCAGCATGGACGAGCACGCCCGGTACGGCGGCGTCGTGCCGGAGGTCGCCGCCCGCGCGCATCTCGAGGCCCTCCAGCCGACCATCGACGCCGCGCTCGCCGAGGCCGGCGTCCGTCTCGCCGACCTCGATGCGGTGGCCGTGACCAGCGGTCCGGGCCTCGCGGGAGCGCTCATGGTCGGTGTGGGGGCGGCGAAGGGACTCGCGGTCGCCTTGGACAAACCGCTGTATGCGGTCAATCACCTCGTCGGTCACATCGCGGCCGACATCCTGACGCCGGACTCGGCGCCGTTGGAGTATCCGACGATCGCGCTGCTGGTCTCCGGCGGCCACACCTCCCTGCTCCACGTGCGCGATCTCACGACCGACGTGGAGCTGCTCGGCGAGACCGTGGACGACGCCGCGGGCGAGGCTTTCGACAAGGTCGCCCGACTGCTGTCCCTGCCCTACCCCGGCGGCCCCGAGATCGACAGGGCCGCGGTGGGCGGAAACCCGGACGCGATCCGCTTCCCGCGCGGGCTGTCCCGCGCCTCCGACCTCGCGAAGCATCGCTACGACTTCTCGTTCTCCGGGCTGAAGACCGCGGTCGCCCGCTGGATCGAGCGCTTCGAGGCCGAGAACGCCGAGGCGGGTGCCGACGCCCGGGACCTCCCGATCGCCGACGTCGCTGCCAGTTTCCGGGAGGCCGTCGTCGACGTCCTGGTCACCAAGGCGCTCAACGCGTGCGCCGACCTCGGAGTGCCGCGGCTGCTCCTGGGCGGCGGTGTGATCGCGAACCGTCGGCTCCGCGACGTCGCCCTCGCCAGGGCCGCCGAGGCCGGCGTCACCGTGCGCATCCCTCCGCTGTCGCTCTGCACGGACAACGGCGCCATGATCGCGGCGCTGGCCGCTGAGCTCATCGCGTCCGGGCGCCCCGCATCGACCCTCGGCTTCGGCGCCGACTCGACCCTGCCGGTCACCGAGATCCAGGTCGCGGAGGCGGTGCCGGCGTGA
- the groES gene encoding co-chaperone GroES codes for MSVSIKPLEDRIVIKQVEAEQTTASGLVIPDTAKEKPQEGEVVAVGPGRIDDNGNRVPLDVAVGDRVLYSKYGGTEVKFGADEFLVLSARDVLAVVVR; via the coding sequence GTGTCGGTTTCCATCAAGCCGCTCGAGGACCGCATCGTCATCAAGCAGGTCGAGGCCGAGCAGACCACCGCGAGTGGCCTGGTCATCCCCGACACCGCCAAGGAGAAGCCCCAGGAGGGCGAGGTCGTGGCGGTCGGCCCCGGCCGCATCGACGACAACGGCAACCGCGTTCCGCTCGACGTCGCCGTCGGCGACCGCGTGCTCTACAGCAAGTACGGCGGCACCGAGGTGAAGTTCGGCGCGGACGAGTTCCTCGTCCTGTCGGCTCGCGACGTCCTGGCGGTCGTCGTCCGCTGA
- the flgK gene encoding flagellar hook-associated protein FlgK has translation MSTFSGLTTAASGLAAARRGMDVVGQNIANQKTEGYTRQRVETSSIAAVAQTGRFSMGALPGHGVSIDGVSRLGDALLDARVRDALGASGYWATRALAATTAESALAEPTDKGLANRLTSFWAGWQDLANTPDSGAAAASILESAKELAAHISGGYRTVAAQWTAARGTAERTVSQVNAAADQIAVLNSEIREALASGRSANELTDRRNLLAEDVARLAGATATVETDGTLTVRLGGNALVSGGDARHIALTGSATIDGAPRVGVAWESVPDLPLVVDGGELGGSLAVLAPAADGGMLAQLAATYDRVATALAESLNAQHRAGVTASGQPGGDFFTLPATGSAALGMQVAVSTAADLALAAPGAGAKDATNADLISQIGQRATSPDALWTDQVTRFGVATAADVQRAKVSDAAAVGAVGAQQSVAAVDGDEETISLLTYQTAYQAAARVLTAVDEALDVLINRTGVVGR, from the coding sequence ATGTCGACCTTCAGTGGACTGACCACCGCCGCCAGCGGCCTCGCCGCCGCACGGCGGGGCATGGACGTGGTCGGGCAGAACATCGCCAACCAGAAGACCGAGGGGTACACGCGGCAGCGCGTCGAGACCTCCTCGATCGCCGCCGTCGCGCAGACGGGCCGCTTCAGCATGGGCGCGCTCCCCGGACACGGCGTCTCGATCGACGGGGTGTCCCGCCTCGGTGACGCGCTGCTCGACGCCCGGGTCCGCGACGCCCTCGGCGCTTCCGGCTACTGGGCCACCCGCGCGCTGGCAGCGACGACTGCCGAGTCGGCCCTCGCGGAGCCGACCGACAAGGGCCTCGCCAACCGGCTGACCAGCTTCTGGGCGGGCTGGCAGGACCTCGCCAACACCCCGGATTCGGGTGCGGCGGCCGCGAGCATCCTGGAGTCGGCGAAGGAGCTCGCCGCCCATATCTCCGGCGGCTACCGCACGGTCGCCGCGCAGTGGACGGCCGCCCGCGGGACCGCCGAGCGCACCGTCAGTCAGGTCAACGCCGCCGCCGACCAGATCGCGGTGCTGAACAGCGAGATCCGGGAGGCGCTGGCCTCGGGGCGATCGGCCAACGAGCTCACCGACCGCCGCAACCTGCTCGCGGAGGACGTGGCCCGGCTCGCCGGCGCGACGGCCACCGTGGAGACGGACGGCACGCTCACGGTCCGCCTCGGCGGCAACGCCCTGGTCTCCGGCGGCGACGCCCGTCACATCGCGCTGACCGGCTCGGCGACGATCGACGGCGCTCCGCGCGTCGGGGTCGCCTGGGAGTCGGTGCCGGATCTTCCCCTCGTCGTCGACGGGGGAGAGCTGGGCGGCTCCCTCGCGGTGCTCGCCCCGGCCGCCGACGGCGGGATGCTGGCGCAGCTCGCCGCGACATACGACCGCGTCGCCACGGCGCTCGCGGAGTCGCTCAACGCCCAGCACCGCGCCGGCGTCACGGCGTCCGGACAGCCGGGCGGCGACTTCTTCACCCTCCCGGCCACCGGCTCCGCCGCGCTCGGGATGCAGGTGGCCGTCAGCACGGCGGCCGACCTCGCCCTCGCCGCCCCCGGGGCCGGAGCCAAGGACGCGACCAACGCCGACCTCATCTCCCAGATCGGGCAGCGCGCGACCTCTCCGGACGCGCTGTGGACCGATCAAGTGACCCGCTTCGGCGTCGCCACCGCGGCCGACGTGCAGCGCGCGAAGGTGTCGGATGCGGCGGCTGTCGGCGCCGTCGGTGCGCAGCAGTCCGTCGCGGCCGTGGACGGCGACGAGGAGACGATCAGCCTCCTCACGTACCAGACCGCCTACCAGGCGGCGGCCCGCGTGCTCACCGCCGTCGACGAGGCCCTCGACGTCCTCATCAACCGCACGGGCGTCGTCGGACGCTGA
- the rimI gene encoding ribosomal protein S18-alanine N-acetyltransferase: MTLRDARPDDLDAIMAIEQRSFPTDAWSRDTMASELASPHGRYLVDERGGAIVGYGGIRALQGGADADIQTIALLAEVRGQGRGRALLRALLQAAADRGAHEVFLEVRADNPPAEGLYRAEGFEEIGRRPRYYQPDDVDAIVMHLDLRRHPAPADTPKEATA; the protein is encoded by the coding sequence ATGACGCTGCGGGATGCGCGGCCGGACGATCTCGACGCGATCATGGCCATCGAGCAGCGCTCGTTCCCGACCGATGCGTGGAGCCGGGACACCATGGCGAGCGAGCTGGCGAGCCCGCACGGCCGCTACCTCGTCGACGAGCGGGGCGGGGCGATCGTCGGATACGGCGGCATCCGGGCGCTGCAGGGCGGTGCGGACGCCGACATCCAGACCATCGCCCTCCTCGCCGAGGTCCGGGGTCAGGGCCGCGGGCGCGCGCTGCTGCGTGCGCTGCTGCAAGCGGCCGCCGACCGTGGGGCGCATGAGGTGTTCCTCGAGGTGCGCGCCGACAACCCTCCGGCCGAAGGACTGTATCGCGCGGAGGGCTTCGAGGAGATCGGCAGGCGCCCCCGCTACTATCAGCCGGATGACGTGGACGCGATCGTGATGCATCTGGATCTGCGCCGCCACCCGGCGCCCGCCGACACGCCGAAGGAGGCGACCGCATGA
- the flgN gene encoding flagellar export chaperone FlgN, which yields MGANELSMQLWRERELLEMLLFKLDEQQLLLAAGRSHWIQFAAREIDQVLDRLRAASLARAVEVAGVAEEWGAPQDATIGQLIEHAPDGAWGDVFTDHMRALVKLTAEVEQMRDAAAEQLSGVLRATQETIAALGQESGEYTTRGDRAREDAARIIDTEM from the coding sequence ATGGGAGCCAACGAACTATCGATGCAGCTCTGGCGCGAGCGCGAGCTGCTCGAGATGCTGCTTTTCAAGCTCGACGAGCAGCAGCTGCTGCTCGCCGCCGGCCGGTCGCACTGGATCCAGTTCGCGGCCAGGGAGATCGATCAGGTGCTCGACCGCCTCCGCGCGGCGAGCCTGGCCAGGGCCGTCGAGGTCGCCGGTGTCGCCGAGGAGTGGGGGGCTCCTCAGGACGCGACGATCGGTCAGCTCATCGAGCACGCTCCGGACGGAGCCTGGGGCGATGTCTTCACCGACCACATGCGTGCGCTGGTGAAGCTGACAGCGGAGGTCGAGCAGATGCGCGATGCCGCCGCGGAGCAGCTCAGCGGAGTGCTCCGCGCCACGCAGGAGACCATCGCCGCTCTCGGCCAGGAGAGCGGCGAATACACCACCCGCGGCGACCGCGCCCGCGAGGACGCCGCCCGCATCATCGACACCGAGATGTGA
- the tsaB gene encoding tRNA (adenosine(37)-N6)-threonylcarbamoyltransferase complex dimerization subunit type 1 TsaB: protein MILAVDTSLGTAVALIDPDGTSRAEAGTADPLGHAEVIGDLVHDVLREGGADGITHVVAGMGPGPFTGLRIGIATARAFALGRGIPVVPVPSHTAAALTIQSTVTGPFAVVTDARRREVAVTVFDGQDEDGIPRTIADTVLVRAADADDHLAGLRRVDVTTLSAADLARVGARALAAGRVLAGDEPLYLRHPDVSLPGAPKKVGA from the coding sequence GTGATCCTCGCCGTCGACACGTCCCTTGGCACCGCCGTCGCCCTCATCGACCCGGACGGGACGTCTCGTGCCGAGGCCGGTACCGCCGATCCGCTGGGCCACGCCGAGGTGATCGGCGACCTCGTCCACGACGTGCTCCGGGAGGGGGGAGCCGACGGCATCACGCACGTCGTCGCCGGCATGGGCCCCGGTCCGTTCACCGGACTGCGCATCGGCATCGCGACCGCGCGGGCGTTCGCCCTCGGCCGCGGCATCCCGGTGGTGCCGGTCCCGAGTCACACGGCGGCCGCGCTGACGATCCAGTCCACGGTGACCGGGCCGTTCGCCGTCGTCACCGACGCCCGCCGCCGCGAGGTCGCCGTCACCGTGTTCGACGGACAGGACGAGGACGGGATCCCGCGCACGATCGCCGACACGGTGCTCGTGCGGGCCGCCGACGCCGACGATCATCTCGCCGGTCTCCGCCGGGTCGACGTGACGACGCTGTCCGCAGCCGACCTCGCCAGGGTGGGGGCGCGCGCACTCGCCGCCGGCCGGGTCCTCGCCGGCGACGAACCCCTCTACCTGCGGCACCCGGATGTGTCCCTGCCCGGCGCCCCGAAGAAGGTGGGCGCATGA
- a CDS encoding THUMP-like domain-containing protein: MEMSELRALLTPAGLELLDALGPVTSTAEAAAAVSRLRAAGHSPDLVSAVVGQAHLRARAAAKFGPFAARMLFTRAGLEQATRLGVAARHAQRIRRAGLTSVADLGCGIGGDALAFAGAGLAVHAVDADEVTAALAAYNLAPFGDDATVRHATAEDVLGEPVPGQAIWMDPARRTSGHSETRRVSADDYSPSLDWAFAVAAQRPTGIKLGPAHDRDALPADAETQWVSADGSVVELVVWSRELAREGVRRSALVIRGERSHELTGPADAEDAPVRPLGAFLHEPDGAVIRARLIGDVARSLDAGMLDPRIAYLTSDAALTSPFVQSFRVRETLPITPKTINAALKTHGIGRIEIKKRGVDVDPAAFRRKLTLRGDAEATLILARFGDQRRAILADRVPAAD; encoded by the coding sequence GTGGAGATGTCCGAGCTGCGCGCCCTGCTGACCCCCGCCGGCCTCGAGCTGCTCGACGCGCTCGGGCCGGTCACCTCCACCGCCGAGGCGGCCGCAGCCGTCTCCCGGCTGCGTGCTGCGGGACACTCCCCCGACCTCGTCTCCGCCGTCGTCGGGCAGGCGCACCTGCGCGCCAGGGCCGCGGCGAAGTTCGGCCCCTTCGCCGCCCGCATGCTGTTCACCCGCGCGGGCCTCGAGCAGGCCACCCGCCTCGGCGTGGCCGCCCGCCACGCCCAGCGGATCCGCCGAGCCGGCCTCACGAGCGTCGCGGACCTCGGCTGCGGGATCGGCGGCGACGCCCTCGCGTTCGCCGGCGCGGGACTGGCGGTGCACGCGGTGGACGCCGACGAGGTGACCGCGGCCCTCGCCGCCTACAACCTCGCCCCGTTCGGCGACGACGCCACCGTCCGGCACGCCACGGCGGAGGACGTGCTCGGAGAGCCGGTCCCCGGCCAGGCGATCTGGATGGATCCCGCCCGCCGCACCTCCGGACACAGCGAGACCCGGCGCGTCTCCGCCGACGACTACTCGCCGTCCCTCGACTGGGCGTTCGCCGTCGCCGCGCAGCGCCCCACGGGTATCAAGCTCGGCCCCGCCCACGACCGCGACGCCCTGCCCGCGGACGCGGAGACGCAGTGGGTCAGCGCCGACGGCAGCGTCGTGGAGCTCGTCGTCTGGTCCAGGGAGCTGGCCAGGGAAGGGGTCCGGCGCTCGGCCCTGGTGATCCGCGGCGAGCGCTCGCACGAGCTCACCGGCCCGGCCGATGCCGAGGACGCTCCGGTCCGACCGCTCGGGGCCTTCCTCCACGAGCCGGACGGCGCCGTCATCCGGGCGCGCCTCATCGGCGACGTCGCCCGCAGCCTCGATGCGGGGATGCTCGACCCGCGCATCGCCTACCTCACCTCCGATGCCGCGCTGACGAGCCCGTTCGTGCAGTCCTTCCGCGTCCGGGAGACGCTGCCGATCACGCCGAAGACGATCAACGCGGCCCTGAAGACGCACGGCATCGGCCGCATCGAGATCAAGAAGCGCGGGGTCGACGTCGACCCCGCGGCCTTCCGGCGCAAGCTGACCCTGCGGGGCGACGCCGAGGCGACCCTGATCCTCGCCCGCTTCGGCGATCAGCGACGCGCGATCCTCGCCGACCGGGTGCCCGCCGCGGACTGA
- the flgL gene encoding flagellar hook-associated protein FlgL — protein MISRVTQTTMTQTAMRQLQSNLSELARLQEQATSQKAFAAPSDDPAAAAAALALHAEQRRTEQYARNIDDGLAWVTAADTAITSSTSLLSRVRDLTAQGANDGALDATAKEALAVELEGIRDELLAQANTRLLGRSVFAGTSDTAAFGSDYSYSGVAGSEVTRRVSDAAAVRVDTDGAAVFGTGDDSVFALVDRIVADLRSGTNVGPRLAEIDDRRTAMLGAQGAVGTRQAQIERAKEAAVQNSVSLESRRAAVEDVDSVEVLIRLQAQELVYRSALAVNARVLQPTLMDFLR, from the coding sequence ATGATCTCTCGCGTGACCCAGACCACGATGACGCAGACGGCGATGCGCCAGCTGCAGTCCAACCTCTCCGAACTCGCCCGTCTGCAGGAGCAGGCCACGTCGCAGAAGGCGTTCGCCGCCCCCTCGGACGACCCGGCAGCGGCGGCGGCCGCCCTCGCCCTGCACGCCGAGCAGCGGCGCACCGAGCAGTATGCGCGCAACATCGACGACGGCCTGGCCTGGGTGACTGCCGCCGATACGGCGATCACCTCCAGCACGTCCCTGCTCTCGCGGGTGCGGGACCTCACCGCGCAAGGGGCCAACGACGGGGCGCTGGACGCCACGGCGAAGGAGGCCCTCGCGGTGGAACTGGAGGGCATCCGCGACGAGCTGCTCGCGCAGGCGAACACCCGGCTGCTCGGCCGGTCCGTCTTCGCCGGCACGTCGGACACCGCGGCCTTCGGGTCCGACTACTCCTACAGCGGTGTCGCCGGCTCCGAGGTCACCCGCCGGGTGTCCGATGCGGCCGCGGTCCGCGTCGACACGGACGGTGCGGCGGTGTTCGGCACCGGAGACGACTCGGTGTTCGCCCTCGTCGACCGCATCGTCGCCGATCTCCGCTCCGGCACCAACGTGGGGCCCCGGCTCGCGGAGATCGACGACCGCCGAACGGCGATGCTCGGTGCTCAGGGCGCGGTCGGCACCAGACAAGCTCAGATCGAACGCGCCAAGGAGGCGGCAGTGCAGAATTCCGTGTCCCTCGAGTCCCGCCGCGCCGCGGTCGAGGATGTCGACTCGGTCGAGGTGCTCATCCGCCTGCAGGCGCAGGAGCTCGTCTACCGCTCGGCGCTCGCCGTCAACGCGCGCGTGCTGCAGCCGACGCTGATGGACTTCCTGCGATGA
- a CDS encoding flagellar assembly protein FliW: MTAVLTFTAPPPGLAPHVDFALAPVDGADGLFAMRAVEDDALRLYLVDPNTVLAEYAPILTDAQVADLALASADDAFVLVVAHPGADGVSVNLLAPVVVNRATGAATQVILEGQDYPVRAPLG; the protein is encoded by the coding sequence ATGACCGCCGTGCTCACCTTCACGGCCCCACCGCCCGGGCTGGCTCCGCACGTGGACTTCGCCCTCGCACCCGTCGACGGTGCGGACGGGCTCTTCGCGATGCGGGCGGTCGAGGACGACGCCCTGCGGCTCTACCTCGTCGACCCGAACACGGTCCTGGCGGAGTACGCGCCGATCCTCACGGACGCCCAGGTGGCCGACCTCGCTCTCGCCTCGGCGGACGACGCCTTCGTGCTCGTGGTGGCCCACCCCGGCGCCGACGGCGTCAGCGTCAACCTGCTGGCGCCGGTCGTCGTGAACCGGGCGACGGGAGCGGCGACCCAGGTCATCCTCGAAGGCCAGGACTACCCGGTGCGGGCGCCGCTGGGCTGA